The genomic window GGAGCCGCCACAGGTCTGGAACAAGTTGTGTCATCGGTGGCAGAGCGGATGTTGCcggaaataattaaaaaattgaaacgaTCATTTCTCAGCGGCTGGACACATCCATAGATGATGGTACCAAAATCTCGTATAATCCAGATTTATCTGTTTCGAACGAGGTTATTTGTTTCAATACAATTGAACCACCTTCATGTTTATCCGGTTCACTCGGTATAATTAGTGTCCATGATGATCTCGCTATGCACGTACCACATTTAGTTAAGCAAAAAATCAGGAAAGGTGAATTCGTTGAGCTGAATACACTCCTCAATAAGCAGGCAAACACACAAGAAAGTAGAGTTATATTCATGAATGGGGAACTTACTTTAAAACCCACAAATGCAACCAAAAATACTAGTATTGTTGCTTGGTTagatgcattttttaaatatatatatgagtaTTTATCTGTCATCACATGTCGATCAAACTCTCAGTTTCATCAAATACATGGCCAATGTCACACTCGGTGCTAGTCGAGTTTCTGGTGGTTTAGGCTGGAGAGAATATGACCGACAATTTCGCTTAAAATGAGCAAAAGACAACAGTATTTCATGGAGGAAAATTGATCAAGAGTTTTGgttattttatattactttCAATAGCAATACTCAGTCAGTATACAAAAATACTCAGAGCAACCCAAAACTCTGTTAGGAATACAACAGCACATGTTTCTGCCCTGTTCAAAATTGTCAATATCAGCATCAATGTCTCAAGTGTCAAAGCAAACATCCTGCTATTCATTGTTCTGATTAGCATGTTGTACATAAGTTACCAACATCAAGAGCTTCTTAAGCGCCCCAGCCAATCTCATCAACTTTTCGTCCGTCAGGCAACAAATATCAAACAAACCGTAAGAACAGGTTCAACTCCAGTTAAAGTGGACATAATGTGCCCATATTTATCAGTATATCCAAACCAATCTATAGCTGATGAATTAAAGAACGGGATAAGATTTGGGCTTTACCTTCATTATGAGGGCCCTAGAATTTCTACGACCTGCACAAATTCAGTTTCTCTTAAAGATCACCCAAAAGaggttaaagaaaaaatgataaagaaattGCTTTGGGTCGTATAGCTGGCCCTTTTAATTATGAGCATTTAGGTAATTTAAGATTATCACCTATCGGTGTTGTTGCAAAGAAGGATGGAGGCTAGCGTCTGATCCATCACCTCTCTTATCCTTTTGATTATAGTGTTAATGATTTTATAGATACAGACGCTTGCTCTGTGCATTATACTTCTTTTGACGAGGTTTTAGATATGATAGCAAAACTTGGAACAGGAGCCTTTTTAGGGAAAATTGATCTTAAATTAGCATTTAGGCTACTTCCCGTTAATCCTTCAGACCACCAGTTATTTAGTTTCAAATTTAATAATGATTATTATTACGATATGTGTCTACCAATGGGTATTAttctattttgaatattaagaaaTCATCTAAATAACTCAGAGTTATGGAATTGGTTCGACCTATAGTATTACATTCCATAgtgaacaatatttattttaaagcttGTCACATTGCTGGTTATGACAATGCTATTGCTGATTCACTTTCTCGCAAGCAGTGGACCAGGTGTCGTGCCCTTGCCCCAGAATCCAATCTACATCCGATTCCTATTCCGGAAGATTTTATAGGAATGATCTCACAGCTGCAATTAAACGCCTGACGCTCAATTCAATTGCTTTGAATACAAGAAACACTTATTCAACTAGCCTTAAGGGTTTTGAGCAATTAGATCGTCATATTAACTACGTCAATTTTGGCCTCCCCCTGTTTCACACATATCAATGTTTATTGCTCATCTGTCGCTGAAAGGTGTAGCGCACGCTAcaatttcattatatattttaggAATTGGTTTCAAATGCAAGTTATTGGGGGTTTCTGACAACACACAAcattttttgataagaaaattatTAGAGGGAATCGAAAGGTCAAATCATTTAAAAGATAGCAGACTCCCTATTACAAAACACATTCCTGAGaaacttgtaaaaataacatctCTAGTATGTTCGTCAAATTTTGAGGTTATTCTTTTTTCAACGGCATTTTCAGCCGCTTATCATGCTTTTTTGAGAGTTGGGGAATTTACTTTAAGTCCAAACCAAACCAATCATGTTATTGCCTTCggtcatttaaaatttgtaacaaatcaaaagtCCATAGTGGATTACATAGAGCTTATAGTTCCTTTTTCTAAACCGGATcaaactggaaaaaaaaattccgtaattttgaaaccaacaaaaaaatatgtatgtccTGTATTGTGGTTGAAAAAATATACAGCTATGAGACCAAAGATAGGTGGTCAGTTATTTGTGCATTTAGATGGCAGTCCTCTTACAAGGTTCCAGTTTTGTTCAGTATTAAACAGTCGCTTGAAGTTGCTGGTTTTCCAAAATCTCTTTACAAATTTCATTCCTTCCAGATTAGAGCGGCGTCAGACAGTTTTTCGTACGGTCGTTCAGAATTGGAAATTACAGAGCAAGGTAGATGGAGTTCCAATGCCTTTAAAGCTACATTAGGATTAAGtaactttaaatatataatttttctgtttatataGGTAGTAAAAAGGTTGTTTGGATTATTGGTTCCTCGCTAATTCAATAGGCGTTCTACTTTGCAAATAACTCCATAGATGGTATTAATATGGGATTAAGACAAAGTGAATTACAGAGGTATTTGGCAAGGAAAAGGAGGCACGaaatggccgagtggttagcgcggtgaccgctcactgctaggagaatgggttccgtaggtcgtgagttcaagcctcggtcgtgGCGGCGGCTGAGCTCCAATAAAAAGTGAATTTCcttgtgctttatatatatctatatcattcactacgggcaggtatatgtcaatttgagagttattgcaatgtttgtgcttattatatatgtatttatctctgcaatgtgtatcgttccgatcctctcaaattgtcgtttaactgtattccaccgGTATCTCAAACGACTGTGTAGTGTGcggccagcgcgctaggttccgttcgtcatcgaaagcaagatttttgtcttgcatagatggccgagtggtgaccgcggtggccgctcaccgCTAGGAGAATGGGCTCCAGAGGTCGTGCGTTCAAGCCTCGTTCGGGGCGGCGGTGGAGCTCTAATAAAATGTGAATTTCCTTGTGCtgtatatagatagatagatagatagatatatatatatgctttatAATCAATGTTCTGccgaattttttaaatttcctatTCGTTTCAGAGGATGATAGCAAGAAGTGAGGCTGTGACATTTGTGTTTTTTGAGACTTTGGAGTTGTAAGAAACATTCTAGTTGTGTGCAGAATTTAAATGGTCAACGTTCTACCCGTCACGGCCTACACGTTAAGGCATTTGTAAAAGCGCTTATTCGAGACGCCCGTTATTAgatttaagtatatatatatttgtattatgTAGGTCGTGGCCACAATCgccaaataacaaaataatgataatatattaACACCGACGCCAAaatacggtgcgaccgttggggcgagcgcagcatgtgataaaaaaatgaattatgataatttaaaaacaatgaaaataaaagtagcgacgtaaagtaaatgaatttgaatgcagaaTAAAATGACCCTGCCtttttttccagtaaattttcattatttataattcataatattttgttatctatttattaggtcactcaggtgacctattgcaattggtcttcgtccgtcgtcgtgcgttaacaatacttcttcttgaaaactaccaggccaatagTTACCATTTTTtatgtgaagcatctctatggttagtagaatctaaattgtgaaattcatggctctatcACCCCTGTGGTGCCATGGGCGGGGCCAAgtatgcaaaaaaaacaaaattttcaaaaatcttcttctctactcccaaacatgtgaggaaaaaactggttgcatggttatgatgtccatgaagccctctaccaaaattgtgaaatttatggcccctgggtcaggggttctggctctagggtggggccaatatggccatatagtaaatatgtattaaattttagaaaatcttcttctctactcccatatatttgttaaaaactaaatgcatgattataatgtccatgaggccctcaattaaaattgtaaaattcatgacccctgggtcaggggttcaggctctacagtggggccaatatggacaaatagtaaaaatgtattaaatcttagaaaatcttcttctctactatcatatatatttgttaaaaactaaatgcatggcaggcacgtagcaggtccctcccccccccccacccccacccccacccccacccccactttttctcgcagcaaaaaatgtttcaaaatttacatgaaagtgaaattgaagttacatactaccccccccccccccccttgcttgtcaatattttttggatAAGTCTGCCCCcaccactttcaaaaacgatgctacgtgcctgcatggttatgatgtccatgagaccctctaccaaaattgtgaaatttattacccctttgttaggtgttcaggctctagggtgaggccaatatggccatatagtaaaaatgttttaaatcttaaaaaatcttcttctctactcgcacacatgtgagcaaaaaactgaatacatggttatgatgtccataagggcctctactaaaattgtgaaattcatgacccctttgttaggtgttgaggctatagggtggggccaatatggccatatagtaaaaatgttttgaatcttaaaaaatcatctactctgctcccacacatgtgagcaaaaatctgaatacatggttatgatatccacaatctcttttacctaaattgtgaaattcatggcccctgggtcaggggttcgggacatgaaagggggggggggcgcaatatggcaatatagtgggAATgcttataatatttaaaaaatttttctctattctcacacatctgtataaaaaaatgactaataattatgtttaccaggaagtcctctactgaaattttaattttcatgtcccctcaaggatgggttttgacttTAGGGCAGGGCctaaatggatgtatagatgttaatgcatataacgttaaaaaatatcatttttactccaacacacctgaaaggaaaactgaaatCATGATTTTGGataccagatcttttagtttttcaccaaaattataggtttaaCAGTTcttttttgaaatgtggtcgtcattacaaatttataattttctacccaagtatgaaacctaattaactAAATGCATAtttgagactccatgacaagtttgtgtatgggatatatgctactcaggtgaccgttaaggccaattggcctcttgtatatagaatttatctcggataaaatgttgttgaataataaagattttatcataaTGTACATTACAGTCTATTTCCTCATTTCTTGCAGccgacatttttcttaaaataacataaaaaaattgacttatcacagagTCCCCCATCCCCTgtttaacaaaaatcaaatttacgtataaaaaaaaaattgctgatcatataaggaaaatgtatcccccgggagcatgtaataaatggaagtgaaaataaagacactatTGAGCtgctaaagagctaaaggcatatGGAACGCcatattaacatatattcaaatatttgtacctatcttcaaataattgtacctgtcttcaattcaattgtacctatcttcaaattgaattagagataggtacaattcaattatacctatctttaattcatttgaagataggtacaattgatttgaagataggtacaaatgcaatgaattgaagatagggtcaattgaattaaagatatgtacaattgaattaaacctatgtacaattgaattaaacctatcttcaattactaaaatattggcaATAATGAATACTCCCTGTATAGTACATCATTTCCGTTACGTCACATCTGGCGATTCAGTGATTATCAACTGACTTAtacattctttgataaaattatggaaaaaaaataaagccagttttttatttaggtatatagTGACCCTAACtacgtcactaccctaactccgtcacttttgGGATATTCGGGTATACATGTTTTTGGCTTacttattgatatacatgtatatgttaataagtaaatgatgccttttgcatatatatatatataaataaatatatatatatatctatatatatatataaatatatatatatatatatatatatatatatatatatatatatatatatatatatttgtgaatTTACCTTTATATCTTCTTATCTTCTTGTTGGTGCTTCCCTCGTTTCCCTCCATGTTGAAATGCCTTCAAGGGagcgttcattattttcaataatacacaaaacgaattgaagctaggtataattgaattgtatttatcttcaaatcctttgtagatatgtctgaattgaacctatcttcaaatcaattgtacctatctttaaatgaattttacctatcttcaaatgaattagagataggtataattcaattgaacctatctttaattgaattgaagataggtatgATTCATTTGTACCtcggtataattcatttgtacctaggtataattatttagagataGGTATAACTACtacacctatcttcaattcaattgtacctatcttcaaataattgtacctatctttaattcaattgtacctatcttaaaatgatttgaagataggtacaattaattgaagataggtacaattatttgaagataggtacaaatatttgaatatatgttaatttggcgttccataaaGGCATACTACGTACTCCCAATTCTTCACCCGGATtcgaattttcctgattttaagaatttctttttcttttgcttgcgaacattttttgaatgatgttacagtcagttcaagcatatcttttacaacttATAGCATAGCATttaaatctcatagcatagcattggaatctcataccatagcattggaatctcaaaccatagcatacaatctcatagaatcgcattcgtcatatcataccatagcatagcatacaacattacTTTAaatcggttttaaatgtttttattatctgaggttttttttcagggtgttttcaaagagacagaccacacttgaccgacgtgaactttgacgtcacataggggaaattactctaagtagttattgtaaatctgctgaaatataaataacaaaatcttCTCAAATCTTGTTGAGCTTACGATTGGGGACATTTCTTCAAAGATAGGAAACcgctgtaacttgctctcattttaTTATGCTCTGGTCCTCTAAACTGGTTTTcgatatatgaaatatcgagCCCAAAGTTAATCTGATTGACCCCCATTCACTTATAAGcatgatttatgctaaattatattgatttgactcagtagttcttgagaagaagatttataaaaatgcaccccctttttacAGTTTCGAgattttctccgctttgaataaagatcggtctttcatttctgcaatttatatttgccttccaATAAGAATGCTTTATgacaaatttggttgaaattggtcgagcgcttttagagaagaagttcaaaatgtaaaaagtttacagatggacagagagacggacggacggacgacggataaaatttgatcagaatagctcccttgagctttcagctcaggtaagctaaaagaattaaaaagatatttcctcacttagaaaaataaaactccTCACTGTGGGACCCACCTTAACAATgagaatcatgatttgaacaagcttgaatcaaattaaaaatgctttcaCTTGTCAAGTTtcgatatttttgaaataatgtgttttaaatgtaaacaattttaattattgtgaaatatttcCTGTTTCAGGAGCGTTTGTCACTTCATTTCAGCATGTTACAAACAGACATACAAAGGGATGGATGGACAACAGATCTTGGATTTTCAGAAATGTTTACTTGAGCTTATCAGCTACATTAAGCTgaaactacaaaaaaaaaagaaaaaaacactttttcaaCCTTACATTTATAGGCATTTGTGGAGTAATAATATCTGTCACACTTAGGAAACTTTCTGTTGCAGGGAGCTGATTTCTGGTCTTGAATAACTCCACCACGAACATTGAATTCTACACAATGTCCTAAAAATCGTACAAATGTCACAGTTTCAAAAATGACTTTTAATTAATAGAATTAGatagaaaaaattgtaaaaatgaattctagatcataacaaattaaatataccAAAAATTATTCGTTCAGGTGCGCACACTTCCACAAGTTGATTTCTGAGTCCATTGATTACACAGTGATATTTGAATTTGTTGACAGGCACGCAATTTTGAAGTGGCGCTAATTTGCTACAGTTCTTTTTAAGAGCGGCACTGTCCCATTCTGTTTTTGTAGTTGGACAGGCTGCCACACTTTGCATACTACTGACGGCTTCTGGACAAAATCTATTCTGACCTGTAAACAACTATtatggaaaaatatttgtaatgcgCAGTATAATCTCATAAAATGATGtagataaaatatcaaattatcgcaactcaaatattttgtttgactGACAAAAATATGCAAAGACCGATAATAGTTACCTGGATTTGCACCAAGCCAAGAACCAGAAAATAATAGATGGTATTAGTCATTTTgaacatctaaaaaaaaaaaataatatctactAAGCATTTGTGTTTTATCTGAGCTCGAGGCTGCATAAGTCTCTCTTTTCACTTAAAAAATCGCAAGGATTAAACAGAGTTCGAGCATATGTGCAAAATAACGGAAGTTATTGACCAAACAATCAATATATACTAATTTGACATTATCGTCTAAATGAAGAGTCTGTGATTGAGAACTGTGTAAAggcatttcaaattttaccatTGTAAAACGTGTAATCACATCCATTAATATTCAGCCCCTATTAAACACCGATACAAAAAATAacgcttattttttttttatctaacacCTTATAACTCGGCAATCATTAGCAAGTCTTTTATTCCAATTATACATTTAATCTTctcaaatattgttaaaacgGGAATTGTGTAATAAGGTCAGATATATCTAGAATTCAAAAACGAAAATAAACTTTAGCATATGTATtcgaaaataattattaaagttAGTTTTGAGGGATAGCTAAAACATATTTGTATGTTAGTTAGGAAATGCAGGTAAGCATTAGTGCCTGCAGTACTCGATAGAGAGAAtttggtctaacaattagtataaaaaacgtcagtcagcatgagACCCAGTGGaggattgtatttgctgacaaggtcgttgtatggGCCATAGAATTTacaaaaagatgacttcaaacgagactggtGATACTCCTGTTTAATCGaattgtttgtcagtagcttgcctcgcttTAGAACTGTTCATGCGAAAGGAATGTCCTTGCCTATTGAATTAACTGAGGaacaacaagatatctgtgagccaatgctcactagtgatacccccgctctgatgtgaatatgcaaaataagcaaagtcgacatttaacagaaagctaacatccgattggtacagaaatatatccaacaatatggcatgcctaaacaaatagtgtgttaaaatttcaagcatctgcgataaacagctgctgagaaatctttgaggaaaatttgtttgaaaattttggctaaaataaacaaagtactcatttaacaggaagatgacgtccgattggtacagaaatatatcccacaatatggcatgccttaacaaacactgtgtaaaaatttcaagcatctccgataaatagctgcaGAGAAATCtatgacgaaaatttgtttgaaaattttggcaaaaaataaacaaagtcattatttaacaggatgttgacgtccgattgatacaaaaatatatcccatgatatggcatgccaaaacaaatagtgtgttaaaatttcaagcatctgcaaaaaatagctgctgagaaatctttgacgaaaatttgtttgaaaattttggctaaaaataaacaaagtcgtcatttaacaggaagttgacacccgattggtacagaaatatatcccacgatatggcatgcctatacaaatattgtgtaaaaatttcaagcatctgcgataaatagctgcagagaaatctttgacgaaaatttgtttgaaaattttggcaaaaaataaacaaagtcattatttaacaggatgtTGACGTCCGatagatacaaaaatatatcccacgatatggcatgccaaaacaaatagtgtgttaaaattacAAGCATCTGCGaaaaatagctgctgagaaatctttgacgaaaatttgtttgaaaattttggctaaaaataaacaaagtcgtcatttaacaggaagttgacacccaattggtacagaaatatatcccacgatatggcatgcttatacaaatattgtgtaaaaatttcaagcatctgcgataaatagttgctgagaaatctttgaggaaaatttgtttgaaaattttggttaaaaaataagcaaagtcgtcatttaacaggaagttgacgtccgattgatacaaaaatatatcccacaatatggcatgcctaaacaaatagtgtgttaaaatttcaagcatctgcgataaatagctgctgagaattctttgacggaaatttgtttgaaaattttggcaaaaaataaacgaagtcgtcatttaacaggaagttgacgtttgattggtacaaaaatacatcccacgatatagcatgcctatacaaatactgtgtaaaaatttcaagcatctgcgataaacagttgctgagaaatctttgacgaaaatttgtttgaaaattttggttaaaaaataagcaaagtcgtcatttaacaggaagttgacgtccgattggtacaaaaatatatcccacgatatggcatgccttaacaaacactgtgttaaaatttcaagcatctgcgataaatagttgctgagataaaagcgacagaaatttttgttacggacggacagacagacggacagacagacagacaggcagacagacggacagacagacacacaagggtaaaacagtataccccctctccttcggagcgggggtataaatataCCATATGCAGgagatgaaggtatattgctacataagtaaggaaagttgattttagaaaaattgaagtcttcacgtttatcataaagttttgttgttaggttaccatgagtgtccatttccagtaaaatatccaaatatgaaacatgacGCAGTCCCTGGTgcatcttttatttcaaattcaatgggatatatcgagtcgactaagtatggaaataacaattgttaattgataatacgtcatcgatatacctgaatgttgagtggAAAGCAACAGCGagtgatttggtttttttttcacgtacaagtttctGAACCAATTCTGCTTCAGATGCATACAAAAATAGTTCTGCTAGCATTGaggcacaattggtacccattGAAATtacaacagattgttggaagacttgatttccaacAACTACATGGATGTTGTCTATCAGACACTCAACCATCTTcttaatgtcaacttcagagtaattgtgtgtgcaatcagaatgcTTAACATTAACATGACGcatttcttttgtattttagtGTGCGGAAACATGTTTtcgattattattaataattttaacataatCAGATTCTAAAAGTATTAACAAGTGTTAGATAAGAGCTATCTTGGATTACTGTTTTCTGTGACAAATTATTTAGTACCCTAATAACCACACAACTAGACCAAACAAATAACAATTGAtcgaataaaatattttcaatgattatTTCTACATgcagttttaattttctttacattcaAAGTATCGATGatactttgtttttaatatcatgTTTGGTGTTGGACTATTATAATATTtgcataattattcaaaatacagTCATTCAGTGTTTTAAAATGACTATTCGTTTTGACTTGctttaaaaaacaagaaaagaattcctgggtcccccgccggtcaagcagtatactagtatcgagtctatcgaccaaggcttattttcgaacttgaccaaggtattagtggtataaacatttggtataaatttaatgaaactctgtcaaaatttgtaggcatgagagcgcttacaaggtcaactttttttataaaaccgagtcattattgtggtcaaagtcccataactccaacaaaaagtatcgaccaatgctgattttcgaacttgacgaaggtattagtggtataaacatttggtatacatttaatgaaaatccgtcaaagtttgaaggcatgagagcgcttacaaggtcaattttttgataaaacggagtcattattgtggtcatagtcccataactccaacaaaaagtatcgaccaatgctcattttcgaacttgaccaaggtattagtggtataaacatttggtataaatttaatgaatatcCGTCAAAGTTTGAAGGGATgggagcgcttacaaggtcaattttttgataaaacggagtcattattgtggtcatagtcccataactccaacaaaaagtattgacCAAGGCTGATTTTTGAACTCGACCAAGATATtaatggtataaacatttggtgtaaatttaatgaaaatccgtcaaaatttgtaggcatgagagcgcttacaaggtcaatttttggataaaacggagtcattattgtggtcaaagtcccataactccaacaaaaagtattgaccaatgctgattttcgaacttgaccaagataatagtgatataaacatttggtataaatttaatgaaaatccgtcaaaatttgtaggcatgagagcgcttacaaaaaagtgtgacggacggacacacagacccacggacggacgcccggcatttctatgtccccgcaccgcgttgcggcgggggacaacaaaattcaaaatttacattttgcaATCTGATACTTTGAAATGCAGTCAAGggcttaaaattttaatgttttcatgaAATCGTCAATTGTACATGTGTTACTTGGTTGCAAAGAGTATTTAAACTGTAACTTTCCTAAATAATCATTATGCCAAtcgatctacatgtattatttacagTGGCGGAATTAaagtagccccccccccccaaaataaattgtcaaaa from Magallana gigas chromosome 9, xbMagGiga1.1, whole genome shotgun sequence includes these protein-coding regions:
- the LOC136271608 gene encoding uncharacterized protein translates to MFKMTNTIYYFLVLGLVQIQLFTGQNRFCPEAVSSMQSVAACPTTKTEWDSAALKKNCSKLAPLQNCVPVNKFKYHCVINGLRNQLVEVCAPERIIFGHCVEFNVRGGVIQDQKSAPCNRKFPKCDRYYYSTNAYKYPDCYRLVSNGEDIWLTTKDTSAEQTTMRTITEGSLSPQTIIPIITAILAIVFIPFLALLLIYRKRRMQSGMKMDESFEAMLGEIDIGKLRRASYLFRRFSTNDFSTYKTQVLTNHGLRRNYSAKF